The Pseudophryne corroboree isolate aPseCor3 chromosome 3 unlocalized genomic scaffold, aPseCor3.hap2 SUPER_3_unloc_14, whole genome shotgun sequence region tgttatattactgcacagcccatgtcacctctagtaatcccacatgatctctcagtgttacctaaatgtatgcacaggcaatgttatattactgcacagcccatgtcacctctagtaatcccacatgatctcagtgttacctaaatgtatgcacaggagatgttatattactgcacagcccatgtcacctctagtaatcccacatgatctcagtgttacctaaatgtatgcacaggtgatgttatattactgcacagcccatgtcacctctagtaatcccacatgatctcagtgttacctaaatgtatgcacaggtgatgttatattactgcacagcccatgtcacctctagtaatcccacatgatatctcagtgttacctaaatgtatgcacaggtgatgttatattactgcacagcccatgtcacctctagtaatcccacatgttctcagtgttacctaaatgtatgcacaggcgatgttatattactgcacagcccatgtcatctctagtaatcccacatgatctctgtgttacctaaatgtatgcacaggcgatgttatattactgcacagcccatgtcacctctagtaatcccacatgatctctcagtgttacctaaatgtatgcacaatgttatattactgcacagcccgtgtcacctctagtaatcccacatgatctctcagtgttacctaaatgtatgcacaggtgatgttatattactgcacagcccatgtcatctctagtaataccacatgatctcagtgttacctaaatgtatgcacaggcgatgttatattactgcacagcccatgtcacctctagtaatcccacatgatctctcagtgttacctaaatgtatgcacaggcgatattatattactgcacagcccatgtcacctctagtaatcccacatgttctcagtgttacctaaatgtatgcacaggcggtgttatattactgcacagcccatgtcacctctagtaatcccacatgatctctcagtgttacctaaatgtatgcacaggagatgttatattactgcacagcccatgtcacctctagtaatcccacatgatctcagtgttacctaaatgtatgcacaggcgatgttatattactgcacagcccatgtcacctctagtaatcccacatgatctctcagtgttacctaaatgtatgcacaggagatgttatattactgcacagcccatgtcacctctagtaatcccacatgatctcagtgttacctaaatgtatgcacaggcgatgttatattactgcacagcccatgtcacctctagtaatcccacatgatctcactgttacctaaatgtatgcacaggcgatgttatattactgcacagcccatgtcacctctagtaatcccacatgatctctgtgttacctaaatgtatgcacaggcaatgttatattactgcacagcccatgtcatctctagtaatcccacatgatctctcagtgttacctacatgtatgcacaggtgatgttatattactgcacagcccatgtcacctctagtaaccccacatgatctcagtgttacctaaatgtatgcacaggcgatgttatattactgcacagcccatgtcacttctagttatcccacatgatctctgtgttacctaaatgtatgcacaggcgatgttatattactgcacagcccatgtcacctctagtaatcccacatgatctcagtgttacctaaatgtatgcacaggcaatgttatattaatgCCCAGCCcaagtcatctctagtaatcccacatgatctcagtgttacctaaatgtatgcacaggtgatgttatattactgcacagcccatgtcacctctagtaatcccacatgatctcagtgttacctaaatgtatgcacaggcgatgttatattactgcacagcccatgtcacctctagtaatcccacatgatctcagtgttacctaaatgtatgcacaggcgatgttatattactgcacagcccatgtcacctctagtaatcccacatgatctcagtgttacctaaatgtatgcacaggcgatgttatattactgcacagcctatgtcacctctagtaataccacatgttctctcagtgttagtaACACTCCTGTCCAAGCTTCCTAGTATTATTTTAAAGAAAACATAAAAGCAATGCCAGAAATACAGTACTGGATACAATGTCTGTTACagaattatatattgtaccatgtaacaccctgggtcttgtctactcattttatagtaaTTTTCCAGTTTTGATCATGATCTTTACCAGATTTTAATTGTTTTATGAAAAttcacatttccaaaatgtattttatttccagcagatggacacacaagcaggaatatctcagaagtacatctaatatcatccccggattgtgaaataaaagatgacagtagacaggattctccaggaactAATCTCATTACCCCAAttgtacatccagctctatcagctgatccctctgatcctgggaaatgttctcctgatcactctgatattggtgcatctgttacagctctgacagtagatacagtgttttccTGTTCTATAGATGCACCATGttctacacagaacacaaagcttattgcaCATcaaccagctaaggcaggtgagaggcaatttccatgttctgagtgtgggaaatgttttgcacggaaatcattgcttgttatacatgagagaagtcacaccggagagaagccattttcatgttctgagtgtgggaaatgttttacatccaAATCAAATTATGTCATACATCAGAAAACTCACATAGGTGAGagtccatttacatgttctgagtgtgggaaatgttttacacggaaattacatcttgttcaacatgagagaagtcacaccggagagaagccattttcatgttctgagtgtgggaaatgttttgcactgaaatcaACTCTTatcagacatgagagaagtcacaccggagagaagccattatcatgttctgagtgtgggaaatgttttgcactgaaatcaactcttattagacatgagagaagtcacaccggagagaagccatttacatgttctgagtgtgggaaatgttttacacggaaatcatttcttattatacatgagagaagtcacactggagagaagccattttcatgttctgagtgtggaaaaggttttaaacacaagtcatatcttgttatacatgagagaagtcacactggagtgaagccatttacatgttctgagtgtgggaaatgtttttcactgaaatcgaatcttgttcaacatgagagaagtcacactggagagaagccattttcatgttctgagtgtggaaaacctTTTTCACACAAATCAtgtcttgttacacatgagagaaatCACACCGGAGAggggccattttcatgttctgagtgtgggaaatgttttgcacagaaatcaactcttgttatacatgagagaagtcacaccggagagaagccatttccatgttctgagtgtgggaaatgtttttcactgaaatcgaatcttgttcaacatgagagatgTCACagtggagagaagccattttcttgttttgagtgtggaaaaggtttttcacacaagtcatatcttgttatacatgagaaaaGTCACACCGGagtgaagccatttacatgttctgagtgtgggaaaggtttttcaCTAAAATcgaatcttgttcaacatgagagaagtcacactggagagaagccatttttttgttctgagtgtggaaaaggtttttcacaaaagtcatatcttgttacacatgagagaagtcacactggagagaagccattttcttgttctgagtgtggaaaaggtttttcacacaagtcacatcttgttacacatgagagaagtcacacaggtgagaggctattttcatgttctgagtgtgggaaagggtttatacggaaatcacatcttgttacacatgagagacgtcacacaggtgagaggccattttcatgttctgagtgtgggaaaagttttatacagaaatcacatcttgttcaacatgagagaactCACAGACGT contains the following coding sequences:
- the LOC134983383 gene encoding oocyte zinc finger protein XlCOF6-like isoform X1, with protein sequence MMMENHRPLTSPDGPSNRDTPERCPHPLYSQDCTEENHRIPQEDQVERLSDIKIEDIEGEEETYVTDIKAEDIEGEEETYVIDIKAEDIEGEEETYVTDIKAEDIEGEEETYVTDIKTEDIEGEEETYVTDIKAEDIEGEEETYVTDIKAEDTEGEDETYVTDMKAEDMEGEEETYVTDMKAEDIEGEEETYVRGDQQCKEEEIPTDISTADGHTSRNISEVHLISSPDCEIKDDSRQDSPGTNLITPIVHPALSADPSDPGKCSPDHSDIGASVTALTVDTVFSCSIDAPCSTQNTKLIAHQPAKAGERQFPCSECGKCFARKSLLVIHERSHTGEKPFSCSECGKCFTSKSNYVIHQKTHIGESPFTCSECGKCFTRKLHLVQHERSHTGEKPFSCSECGKCFALKSTLIRHERSHTGEKPLSCSECGKCFALKSTLIRHERSHTGEKPFTCSECGKCFTRKSFLIIHERSHTGEKPFSCSECGKGFKHKSYLVIHERSHTGVKPFTCSECGKCFSLKSNLVQHERSHTGEKPFSCSECGKPFSHKSCLVTHERNHTGEGPFSCSECGKCFAQKSTLVIHERSHTGEKPFPCSECGKCFSLKSNLVQHERCHSGEKPFSCFECGKGFSHKSYLVIHEKSHTGVKPFTCSECGKGFSLKSNLVQHERSHTGEKPFFCSECGKGFSQKSYLVTHERSHTGEKPFSCSECGKGFSHKSHLVTHERSHTGERLFSCSECGKGFIRKSHLVTHERRHTGERPFSCSECGKSFIQKSHLVQHERTHRRLKPFACSE
- the LOC134983383 gene encoding oocyte zinc finger protein XlCOF6-like isoform X2, with product MMMENHRPLTSPDGPSNRDTPERCPHPLYSQDCTEENHRIPQEDQVERLSDIKIEDIEGEEETYVTDIKAEDIEGEEETYVIDIKAEDIEGEEETYVTDIKAEDIEGEEETYVTDIKTEDIEGEEETYVTDIKAEDIEGEEETYVTDIKAEDTEGEDETYVTDMKAEDMEGEEETYVTDMKAEDIEGEEETYVRGDQQCKEEEIPTDISTDGHTSRNISEVHLISSPDCEIKDDSRQDSPGTNLITPIVHPALSADPSDPGKCSPDHSDIGASVTALTVDTVFSCSIDAPCSTQNTKLIAHQPAKAGERQFPCSECGKCFARKSLLVIHERSHTGEKPFSCSECGKCFTSKSNYVIHQKTHIGESPFTCSECGKCFTRKLHLVQHERSHTGEKPFSCSECGKCFALKSTLIRHERSHTGEKPLSCSECGKCFALKSTLIRHERSHTGEKPFTCSECGKCFTRKSFLIIHERSHTGEKPFSCSECGKGFKHKSYLVIHERSHTGVKPFTCSECGKCFSLKSNLVQHERSHTGEKPFSCSECGKPFSHKSCLVTHERNHTGEGPFSCSECGKCFAQKSTLVIHERSHTGEKPFPCSECGKCFSLKSNLVQHERCHSGEKPFSCFECGKGFSHKSYLVIHEKSHTGVKPFTCSECGKGFSLKSNLVQHERSHTGEKPFFCSECGKGFSQKSYLVTHERSHTGEKPFSCSECGKGFSHKSHLVTHERSHTGERLFSCSECGKGFIRKSHLVTHERRHTGERPFSCSECGKSFIQKSHLVQHERTHRRLKPFACSE